A genomic segment from Bacteroidales bacterium encodes:
- the ftcD gene encoding glutamate formimidoyltransferase — MNQLIECVPNFSEGNDMGIIRQITGQIESVEGVRLLDVDPGKATNRTVVTFVGEPDGVLEAAFLAVKRASEVIDMRFHKGEHPRFGATDVCPLVPIRGITMEEVAELARKLARRIGDELGIPVYCYENAAFTEERRNLANCRAGEYEGLPEKLRDPKWKPDFGPDAFAERVALSGATAVGARDFLVAYNINLNTTSVRRANAVAYDIREKGRPVRDGHPITGTIKKDENGQDIYVPGALKACKAIGWFIEEYGIAQVSVNLTNIRITPVHVAFEEACRSAEKRGMRVTGSELVGLIPLQALLDAGKYFLGKQQRSAGISEKELIKIAVKSLGLDDLKPFRPEEKIIEYQLKDATEQKLIDRSVQAFTEETASESPAPGGGSVSATVGALGAALGTMVANLSSHKAGWDERWEEFSGWAEKGQRLVTRLLFLVDEDTRAFNKIMEAYGLPKKTKDEAAARKRSIEDASRYAIQIPFQVMETALASMEILKAMAESGLPASISDVGVGALCARTAVMGAFLNVKINAAGLDDRTWAEKMIGNGILIEQKALESERAILEIVAKKISPHS; from the coding sequence ATGAATCAGCTTATTGAATGTGTGCCGAATTTCAGCGAGGGCAACGATATGGGGATCATCCGGCAGATCACCGGTCAGATCGAATCTGTTGAAGGAGTGCGTTTACTGGATGTGGATCCGGGAAAGGCGACGAACCGCACGGTTGTGACCTTTGTGGGTGAGCCCGACGGCGTTCTTGAAGCTGCCTTCCTGGCCGTCAAAAGGGCGTCGGAAGTCATTGATATGCGTTTTCATAAGGGTGAGCATCCGCGTTTTGGAGCAACGGACGTCTGCCCGCTGGTTCCCATCCGTGGTATCACGATGGAAGAAGTGGCCGAACTCGCACGAAAGCTGGCCCGTCGCATAGGTGATGAGCTGGGCATTCCGGTTTACTGCTATGAAAATGCTGCTTTTACGGAGGAACGGCGCAATCTGGCCAACTGCAGGGCGGGGGAGTATGAAGGGCTGCCCGAAAAGCTGCGGGATCCGAAGTGGAAACCGGATTTCGGACCCGACGCTTTTGCCGAACGTGTGGCCCTGTCAGGTGCCACAGCGGTGGGTGCCAGGGATTTTCTGGTGGCCTATAACATCAATCTGAACACCACCTCTGTCCGCCGCGCCAACGCGGTGGCCTATGATATCAGGGAAAAAGGACGGCCGGTGAGGGATGGACATCCCATCACCGGAACGATCAAAAAAGATGAGAATGGCCAGGACATTTATGTCCCGGGAGCTCTCAAGGCCTGCAAAGCCATCGGCTGGTTCATTGAAGAGTATGGAATAGCCCAGGTTTCGGTCAACCTTACCAATATCCGGATCACTCCCGTGCACGTTGCTTTTGAGGAAGCCTGCCGCAGTGCCGAAAAAAGGGGAATGCGGGTGACAGGCTCGGAACTGGTCGGTCTCATACCACTTCAGGCCCTGCTTGACGCGGGAAAATATTTTCTGGGGAAACAACAGCGATCTGCCGGGATTTCTGAAAAGGAGCTGATCAAGATTGCCGTCAAATCACTGGGTCTGGATGATCTGAAACCATTCAGGCCTGAAGAAAAGATCATCGAGTATCAATTAAAAGATGCTACGGAGCAAAAGTTGATCGACCGGTCTGTACAGGCATTCACCGAGGAAACAGCCTCTGAGAGCCCTGCTCCCGGAGGCGGATCCGTTTCCGCTACCGTTGGGGCGCTGGGCGCTGCCCTTGGTACCATGGTAGCCAATCTTTCGTCACATAAAGCTGGCTGGGATGAGCGGTGGGAAGAATTTTCGGGCTGGGCGGAGAAAGGACAGCGACTGGTGACGCGGCTCCTGTTCCTGGTGGACGAGGACACGCGGGCCTTCAACAAGATCATGGAGGCATATGGCCTGCCGAAGAAAACAAAGGACGAGGCAGCTGCCCGGAAACGGTCCATCGAAGATGCATCCAGATACGCCATTCAGATTCCCTTCCAGGTAATGGAGACGGCACTGGCTTCGATGGAGATCCTCAAAGCCATGGCTGAATCGGGACTGCCGGCATCCATTTCCGACGTGGGGGTGGGCGCTCTTTGTGCACGCACGGCAGTGATGGGTGCTTTCCTGAATGTCAAGATCAATGCTGCCGGCCTCGACGACCGGACGTGGGCGGAGAAAATGATCGGCAACGGAATCCTGATCGAACAAAAAGCCCTTGAATCGGAACGGGCAATCCTGGAAATCGTGGCAAAAAAAATCTCACCTCACAGCTGA